A portion of the Platichthys flesus chromosome 7, fPlaFle2.1, whole genome shotgun sequence genome contains these proteins:
- the smc1a gene encoding structural maintenance of chromosomes protein 1A, translating to MGYLKLIEIENFKSYKGRQIIGPFHKFTAIIGPNGSGKSNLMDAISFVLAEKTSNLRVKTLKDLIHGAPVGKPAANRAFVSMVYQEDNGEERHFTRGIIGSSSEYRINSKVVGLPEYSEELEKLGILIKARNFLVFQGAVESIAMKNPKERTALFEEISRSGDLAQEYERRKKEMVKAEEDTQFNYHRKKNIAAERKEAKQEKEEAERYQRLKDEVARASVQLQLFKLYHNETEIEKLNRELAQRNKEIDKDRKKMDHVEEELKDKKKELGRLMREQQTIEKEIKEKDSELNQKRPQYIKAKENTSHKIKKLEAARKSLQNAQKMYKKRKGDMDELDKEMKAVELTKQEFEERMEEEAQSQGQDLTLEENQVKQYHRLKEEASKRAATLAQELEKFNRDQKADQDRLDLEERKKVETEAKIKQKIREIEENQKRIEKLDDYITTSKQSLDEQKRMEEELTEEVEGAKRRIDEINTELNQVMEQLGDARIDRQENSRQQRKAEIMESIKRLYPGSVYGRLIDLCQPTQKKYQIAVTKVLGKNMDAIIVDSEKTGRDCIQYIKEQRGEPETFLPLDYLEVKPTDEKLRELRGAKLVIDVIRYEPPHIKKALQYACGNALVCDNVEDARRIAFGGPYRHKTVALDGTLFQKSGVISGGASDLKAKARRWDEKAVDKLKEKKEKLTEELKEQMKAKRKEAELRQVQSQAHGLQMRLKYSQSDLEQTKTRHLSLNMQEKSKLESELANFGPRINDIKRIVHSREKEITELRDRMNLVEDEVFVEFCEEIGVRNIREFEEEKVKRQNEIAKKRLEFETQKTRLGIQVDYEKNQLKEDQEKVTMWEQTVKKDEAEIERLKKEEHRHMKIIDETMAQLQDLKNQHLTKKSEVNDKNHEMEEIRKKLGGANKELTQLQKEVTAIETKLEQKRSDRHNLLQACKMQDIRLPLRSGTMDDISQGEGSSQTEETSSQRTSSTVLAKEALIEIDYSVLTEDLKDTLAEDEIKGETNALQQRLNEQQSILQRISAPNMKAMEKLESVRDKFQETSDEFEAARKRAKKAKQAFEQIKKERYDRFNACFESVATNIDEIYKSLSRNSSAQAFLGPENPEEPYLDGINYNCVAPGKRFRPMDNLSGGEKTVAALALLFAIHSYKPAPFFVLDEIDAALDNTNIGKVANYIKDQSVLTQAIVISLKEEFYTKADSLIGVYPEQGDCVISKVLTFDLSQYPDANPNPNE from the exons ATGGGCTATTTAAAACTGATAGAGATCGAGAACTTCAAGTCGTACAAAGGAAGGCAGATCATTGGACCTTTTCATAAGTTCACTGCGATCATCGGACCCAATGGATCTG GAAAGTCCAACCTCATGGATGCCATTAGCTTCGTGCTGGCGGAGAAGACCAGTAACCTGCGTGTGAAGACGCTAAAGGATCTCATCCATGGAGCGCCTGTCGGGAAGCCGGCTGCCAACAGGGCCTTCGTCAGTATGGTGTACCAGGAGGATAACGGAGAGGAGCGCCACTTCACAAGGGGCATTATTG GTTCCTCCTCCGAGTACCGCATCAACAGCAAGGTGGTGGGCCTGCCTGAATACAGCGAAGAGCTGGAAAAACTGGGCATCCTGATCAAAGCTAGGAACTTCCTGGTCTTTCAG GGAGCTGTGGAGTCCATTGCAATGAAGAATCCCAAGGAGCGTACAGCTCTGTTTGAGGAGATCTCCCGTTCCGGAGATCTGGCGCAGGAGTATGAACGCAGGAAGAAGGAGATGGTGAAAGCAGAAGAGGACACCCAGTTCAACTATCATCGCAAGAAAAACATTGCTGCAGAGCGCAAAGAAGCCAagcaagagaaagaggag GCTGAGCGTTACCAGCGTCTGAAGGACGAAGTAGCCAGGGCcagtgttcagctgcagctcttcaagCTATACCACAATGAGACTGAGATCGAGAAGCTGAACAGAGAGCTGGCCCAGCGGAACAAGGAGATCGATAAGGACCGTAAAAAGATGGAccatgtggaggaggagctgaaggacaAGAAGAAGGAGCTGGGCCGGCTGATGAGGGAACAGCAGACCATCGAGAAAGAAATCAA agagaaagactctGAGCTGAACCAAAAGAGGCCACAGTACATTAAGGCTAAGGAGAACACCTCCCACAAGATCAAGAAGCTTGAGGCCGCGCGTAAGTCATTGCAAAATGCACAGAAGATGTACAAGAAACGCAAAGGAGACATGGATGAGCTGGATAAAGAGATGAAAGCGGTGGAGTTGACCAAGCAAGAGTTTGAggagagaatggaggaggaggcgcagagCCAGGGCCAGGACCTCACCCTGGAGGAAAATCAG gtcaAGCAGTACCACCGTCTGAAGGAGGAGGCCAGTAAACGTGCTGCTACGCTGGcccaggagctggagaagttCAACCGCGACCAGAAGGCCGACCAGGACCGCCTTGActtggaggagaggaagaaagtggAGACGGAG GCCAAAATCAAACAGAAGATCCGAGAAATTGAGGAAAACCAGAAACGTATTGAGAAATTAGATGACTATATCACCACTAGCAA gCAGTCATTAGATGAGCAGAAGcgcatggaggaggagctgactgaggaggtggagggcgCCAAGAGGAGGATTGATGAGATCAACACGGAGCTAAATCAG GTAATGGAGCAGCTGGGAGATGCCAGAATCGACAGGCAGGAGAACAGTCGCCAGCAGCGCAAGGCTGAGATCATGGAGAGTATCAAACGACTGTACCCCGGCTCTGTG TACGGTCGTCTAATCGACCTGTGTCAGCCCACTCAGAAGAAGTATCAGATTGCTGTGACTAAAGTGCTGGGCAAAAACATGGACGCCATCATCGTTGACTCTGAGAAGACCGGCAGAGACTGTATTCAATACAtcaaagagcagagaggagagccgGAGACCTTCCTGCCTCTCGACTACCTTGAG GTGAAACCAACAGATGAGAAACTGCGAGAGTTGAGAGGAGCCAAGCTGGTGATTGATGTGATTCGCTACGAACCCCCCCACATCAAGAAAGCCCTGCAGTATGCCTGTGGAAACGCCCTGGTCTGTGACAACGTAGAAGATGCAAGAAGGATCGCGTTTGGAGGGCCATACAGACACAAG ACAGTCGCCCTGGACGGTACTCTGTTCCAGAAGTCTGGAGTCATCTCTGGAGGAGCCAGCGACCTGAAGGCCAAGGCCAGGCGCTGGGATGAGAAAGCGGTGGACAAGCtcaaggaaaagaaagaaaaactcacaGAAGAGCTCAAG GAGCAAATGAAGGCCAAGAGGAAGGAGGCTGAGCTGCGTCAGGTCCAGTCTCAGGCCCACGGTCTGCAGATGAGACTCAAGTACTCCCAGAGTGACCTGGAACAGACAAAAACCCGCCACCTCTCCCTCAACATGCAG GAGAAGTCTAAGCTAGAGAGTGAGTTGGCAAACTTTGGCCCCCGCATCAACGACATCAAGAGAATCGTTCActccagagagaaggagatcaCTGAGTTACGGGACCGCATGAACCTG GTGGAGGATGAGGTGTTTGTGGAATTCTGCGAAGAGATCGGAGTGAGGAACATCCGAGAgtttgaggaggagaaggtgaagaggCAGAATGAGATTGCAAAGAAGCG TCTTGAGTTTGAGACCCAGAAAACTCGTCTGGGTATCCAGGTCGACTACGAGAAGAACCAGCTGAAGGAGGACCAGGAGAAAGTGACGATGTGGGAGCAAACCGTCAAGAAGGATGAGGCTGAAATAGAGCGGCTTaaaaag GAGGAGCACAGACACATGAAGATCATTGATGAGACAATGGCCCAGCTACAGGACCTGAAGAACCAGCACCTCACCAAGAAATCGGAAGTCAACGATAAAAACCACGAGATGGAGGAGATCCGCAAAAAACTGGGTGGCGCCAACAA GGAGTTGACTCAGCTCCAGAAGGAGGTGACGGCCATTGAGACTAAACTGGAACAGAAGCGCAGTGACCGCCACAACCTGCTGCAAGCCTGCAAAATGCAGGACATCAGGTTGCCTCTTCGCTCTGGAACTATGGACGATATCAGCCAGGGAGAG GGGAGCTCGCAAACGGAGGAAACCAGCAGCCAGAGGACATCCAGTACTGTTCTGGCTAAAGAGGCTCTCATCGAAATTGACTACAGCGTCCTGACTGAAGACCTCAAG GATACGCTTGCAGAAGATGAGATCAAGGGAGAGACGAACGCACTGCAGCAGCGTCTGAACGAGCAGCAGAGCATCTTACAGAGGATCAGTGCACCCAACATGAAGGCCATGGAGAAGCTCGAGAGCGTCAGGGACAAGTTCCAGGAGACCAGTGATG AGTTTGAAGCTGCTCGTAAGAGAGCCAAGAAAGCCAAACAAGCCTTCGAGCAGATTAAAAAGGAAAGGTACGACAGATTCAATGCCTGCTTTGAGTCCGTGGCCACCAACATCGATGAGATCTACAAATCCCTCTCACGCAACAGCAGTGCCCAG GCTTTCCTGGGCCCAGAGAACCCAGAGGAGCCGTACCTGGATGGCATCAACTATAACTGCGTGGCTCCAGGGAAGAGGTTCAGACCCATGGACAACCtgtctggaggagagaagacagtAGCTGCCCTCGCTCTGCTCTTTGCCATCCACAG CTACAAACCAGCTCCCTTCTTTGTCCTGGATGAGATCGACGCTGCTCTGGACAACACTAACATCGGCAAG GTGGCCAATTACATCAAGGACCAGTCCGTGCTAACCCAGGCCATCGTCATTTCGCTCAAGGAGGAATTCTACACCAAGGCCGACTCACTCATCGGTGTTTATCCAGAG CAAGGAGATTGCGTCATCAGCAAAGTcctcacctttgacctctctcAGTATCCCGACGCCAACCCGAATCCCAATGAATAG
- the ribc1 gene encoding RIB43A-like with coiled-coils protein 1: MYKVDFPVDQSAEKAVERRRSAESARKARIFNTRLRVMGLDTDVLNQQVQEKKHQQNIERQRDKAFDKLREYHDVALLQLETDDREKRAALHTDLVQYWATQQRVEDSPDADLKCGLQGAFRIPIPERELGPASMQMFQGEGIGEEQVRREQMKETERYLQAQREENARRHMGNKHREMLVSRELVHQDLRGVQQAALEEECKNAIRIAYNDYNRALAAEQAEKLMEQHRREERENLAEMKHTLTSDMMTECAEAAERKVGGGKPHHVLTDRWRGMSPEQLRAVHEERETQCRERQRQRDAEKIHDTALDLQLLKLSREAEEEEARAAELKRQTRIQMDQYNMQLAREQQAHQEYLDKKLYTNKPTRDYFYQFNTSSR, translated from the exons ATGTACAAAGTGGATTTTCCTGTAGACCAGTCCGCTGAGAAAGCAGTGGAAAGGCGGAGGTCTGCAGAGTCAGCACGAAAGGCCCGGATTTTCAACACACGCCTGCGTGTGATGGGTCTCGACACCGATGTTCTGAACCAGCAAGTCCAggagaaaaaacatcaacaaaatatagagagacaaagagacaaagctTTTG ATAAGCTGAGAGAGTATCACGATGTCgcactgctgcagctggagactgatgacagagagaagcGAGCAGCTCTGCACACCGACCTGGTCCAGTACTGGGCCACTCAGCAGCGTGTGGAGGACTCGCCTGATGCAGATCTCAAGTGTGGCCTGCAGGGGGCATTCAGAATCCCCATTCCAGAGCGTGAGCTGGGGCCTGCCAGTATGCAAATGTTTCAG GGAGAGGGTATCGGTGAGGAGCAAGTGAGGAGAGAACaaatgaaagagacagaaagatatCTACAAGCCCAGAGGGAGGAAAATGCGAGGAGGCACATGGGAAACAAGCACAGAG agATGCTGGTGAGCAGAGAACTTGTGCATCAGGACCTGAGGGGTGTTCAACAGGCAGCACTAGAGGAGGAGTGCAAGAATGCCATCCGCATTGCATACAACGACTACAACCGAGCTCTG GCTGCGGAGCAGGCAGAGAAACTGATGGAGCAacacaggagagaagaaagggagAATCTTGCAGAGATGAAGCACACGCTGACGTCCGACATGATGACAGAGTGTGCCgaggcagcagagagaaaggTGGGAGGAGGGAAGCCACACCACGTTCTGACTGACAGGTGGAGGGGGATGAGCCCCGAGCAGCTCCGTGCCGTccatgaggagagagagacacagtgcCGTGAGAGACAG AGACAGCGTGATGCTGAGAAGATTCATGACACAGCGTTGGACCTTCAGCTCCTGAAGCTGtccagagaggcagaggaggaggaggcgagagcAGCAGAGCTGAAGAGACAGACAAGGATTCAGATGGATCAGTACAACATGCAGCTGGCCAGGGAGCAGCAGGCACA TCAGGAGTACCTGGACAAGAAGCTGTACACCAACAAACCCACCAGGGACTACTTTTATCAATTCAACACCAGCTCCCGCTGA